A stretch of the Lolium perenne isolate Kyuss_39 chromosome 3, Kyuss_2.0, whole genome shotgun sequence genome encodes the following:
- the LOC127342073 gene encoding E3 ubiquitin-protein ligase SINAT5, which produces MDVDSVECLSLPDAAMDAADDVGLATLHPHLAASASSRPAPFPNPNAKGGGGGGGAGGMVAPGSSVHELLECPVCTNSMYPPIHQCQNGHTLCSTCKARVHNRCPTCRQELGDIRCLALEKVAESLELPCKYYTLGCPEIFPYYSKIKHEAMCSFRPYNCPYAGSECSVTGDIPYLVNHLRDDHKVDMHSGCTFNHRYVKSNPREVENATWMLTVFHCFGQYFCLHFEAFQLGMAPVYMAFLRFMGDENEARNYSYSLEVGANGRKMVWEGTPRSVRDSHRKVRDSHDGLLIQRNMALFFSGGDRKELKLRITGRIWKEQQTPDGACVPILCS; this is translated from the exons ATGGACGTCGACAGCGTCGAGTGCCTGTCGCTGCCCGACGCCGCCATGGACGCGGCGGACGACGTCGGCCTCGCCACCCTCCACCCGCAcctcgccgcctccgcctcctccagGCCCGCCCCGTTCCCCAATCCCAACGCcaagggcggcggcggtggcggcggcgcgggaggcATGGTCGCGCCGGGGAGCAGCGTGCACGAGCTGCTCGAGTGCCCCGTCTGCACCAACTCCATGTACCCGCCGATCCACCAG TGCCAAAATGGACACACTTTGTGTTCCACATGCAAAGCTAGGGTACATAATCGTTGCCCTACTTGCCGACAAGAACTCGGTGATATCAGGTGCTTGGCACTGGAGAAAGTAGCTGAATCGCTTGAGCTTCCCTGTAAGTACTACACCTTGGGGTGCCCAGAGATCTTCCCATACTACAGCAAGATAaagcatgaagcaatgtgcagctTTAGACCATATAATTGCCCCTACGCTGGTTCTGAGTGTTCTGTGACCGGTGATATCCCTTACCTTGTTAACCATCTGAGGGATGACCACAAAGTTGATATGCACAGTGGCTGCACATTCAACCATAGATACGTCAAATCCAACCCAAGAGAAGTCGAAAACGCCACCTGGATGCTGACG gTTTTTCACTGTTTTGGGCAGTACTTCTGCCTACACTTTGAGGCCTTCCAGCTTGGGATGGCACCAGTGtacatggccttccttcgtttcaTGGGGGATGAGAATGAGGCAAGGAACTACAGTTACAGCCTCGAGGTTGGTGCCAATGGCAGGAAGATGGTATGGGAGGGCACCCCCAGGAGTGTCCGGGACAGCCACCGGAAGGTGCGGGACAGCCACGATGGCCTCCTGATCCAGAGAAACATGGCATTGTTTTTCTCAGGGGGCGACCGGAAGGAGCTGAAGCTGAGGATCACCGGCCGGATCTGGAAGGAGCAGCAGACACCGGATGGCGCCTGTGTACCAATTCTCTGTAGCTAA
- the LOC127342070 gene encoding uncharacterized protein — MEPQAGADESIAKKDSNWWKKFTATDAVLKKWRFEEIMRKEYEAENKRFMDEYMDENKKTQAGPSRQIMEAGPSDEIMVPQAPPSWDIMEPQAEASDEITEPRAEASETFGDTDSHAKISASHLRLGVVSIALYNEKVMVYACSGAAVRHWHDNIRDHHRIFVTTARLAHKFNENRTSDDNLRIELRTQDNATLHGFLGLYDENIAMVTSFSLKCVYTMDTCNHVDLPKGTRNSKLFAIGYATNGTLMGAKCSHPVFSATGLVSVNCKITEIGLGGPVIYFGRGGSGHIAGLITGYCKEKTTFLPTKMLHEWLQRLLLLTSKTSHFHGYSLPDGVKTVIPSGCVVRSKILQSLGYPLPPPLVFELNGRLAGRFEEYFGQFHYWDGYPFDFPYRYEGEELIWKQFGKDVLEKISQSVFSIASFHIHGKRKIRYFACTGLLIKGPDCTFVLTSASLVRTGDDGQIYGNLSIEVFLPPDHRAEGTLEFYHLNYNIAIVRLQYDLSTPISPVHIFSGRESRNTQVVAIGRAPKGAHGLLMASMGEVKGKYNAVTQRKNKHLAARQQSLDLDCEDLLLSTCQIKKAGIGGPLICLDGCFVGMNFYDESQTTPFLPRTEILKVLSKAANLIGRSSTSGLVDRAHTEGPFDLECLETSKMPSRMTRNMTRKRKRNQWPVSKPYWCLVGQVGVLDQLRGKVLM, encoded by the exons ATGGAGCCACAAGCAGGAGCTGACGAGTCCATTGCGAAGAAGGACAGCAATTGGTGGAAGAAATTTACTGCGACGGACGCTGTTTTAAAGAAGTGGCGATTTGAAGAAATTATGAGAAAGGAGTATGAAGCTGAGAACAAGCGcttcatggatgagtatatggatGAGAATAAGAAAA CACAAGCAGGACCTAGTCGCCAGATTATGGAAGCAGGACCTAGTGATGAGATTATGGTGCCACAAGCACCAC CTAGTTGGGACATTATGGAGCCACAAGCTGAAGCTAGTGATGAGATTACGGAACCACGAGCTGAAGCAAGTGAAACATTTGGTGACACAGACAGCCATGCGAAAATTTCAGCTTCACACTTGAGACTTGGTGTTGTCTCAATTGCTTTGTACAATGAAAAAGTGATGGTATATGCATGCTCGGGAGCAGCTGTACGCCACTGGCATGACAATATACGAGATCACCATAGAATATTTGTGACCACAGCACGTTTGGCCCACAAATTTAATGAGAACAGAACCAGTGATGATAACTTGAGGATTGAATTGCGTACTCAAGATAATGCAACTCTCCATGGGTTTTTGGGATTATATGATGAAAATATTGCTATGGTCACCTCCTTTAGCCTCAAATGTGTCTACACTATGGATACCTGTAATCATGTGGATTTGCCCAAAGGCACACGCAATAGTAAGCTATTTGCAATTGGCTATGCAACCAATGGCACTTTGATGGGGGCAAAATGTTCTCATCCTGTTTTCAGTGCTACAGGCCTTGTGTCAGTCAATTGTAAGATAACAGAGATTGGACTTGGAGGGCCAGTTATATACTTTGGCCGTGGTGGATCTGGACACATTGCTGGGCTTATCACTGGATATTGTAAAGAAAAGACCACCTTCTTACCAACAAAGATGCTTCATGAATGGTTGCAGCGTCTTCTTCTGCTAACCAGTAAAACATCCCACTTCCATGGATATTCTTTGCCTGATGGTGTAAAGACAGTCATCCCTTCAGGATGTGTGGTAAGATCTAAGATTCTTCAATCCTTGGGCTATCCCCTGCCACCACCACTTGTGTTTGAGCTCAATGGTAGATTGGCTGGTAGGTTTGAAGAGTATTTCGGTCAATTTCATTATTGGGATGGTTATCCTTTTGATTTCCCTTACCGTTATGAGGGGGAGGAGCTTATCTGGAAGCAATTTGGAAAAGATGTCCTTGAGAAAATATCCCAAAGtgttttctcaattgcttcattccATATCCACGGAAAAAGAAAGATTAGGTATTTTGCTTGCACAGGCCTTCTTATAAAAGGCCCAGACTGCACGTTCGTCCTTACTTCGGCCAGTTTGGTTAGGACTGGTGATGATGGCCAGATTTATGGGAACTTGAGCATTGAGGTATTTCTCCCACCAGATCACCGTGCGGAGGGGACATTGGAATTCTATCATCTAAATTACAATATTGCCATTGTCCGTCTACAATATGATCTTAGTACTCCTATTTCTCCAGTACATATCTTCAGTGGCAGGGAGTCTAGAAATACTCAGGTAGTAGCTATAGGGCGTGCCCCTAAAGGAGCTCACGGATTATTGATGGCCTCAATGGGTGAAGTGAAGGGTAAATACAATGCTGTTACTCAGCGCAAAAACAAGCATTTGGCTGCTCGACAGCAGAGTTTGGATCTTGATTGTGAAGACCTTCTTTTGTCCACTTGTCAAATCAAGAAGGCTGGGATTGGAGGCCCCCTTATTTGTTTGGATGGTTGTTTCGTTGGCATGAATTTTTATGATGAAAGTCAAACAACTCCTTTTCTACCACGGACGGAGATTCTAAAAGTTTTGTCCAAAGCGGCTAATCTGATAGGAAGAAGTTCGACCAGTGGTCTTGTTGACAGGGCCCACACTGAAGGCCCTTTTGACTTGGAATGCTTGGAGACTTCCAAGATGCCAAGCCGTATGACTCGGAATATGACTCGGAAGAGAAAGAGAAACCAGTGGCCTGTGTCCAAGCCATATTGGTGTCTTGTTGGTCAAGTTGGTGTTCTAGACCAGCTTCGTGGGAAAGTTCTCATGTAG